One Cardinium endosymbiont cEper1 of Encarsia pergandiella genomic region harbors:
- a CDS encoding mechanosensitive ion channel family protein → MATYCLRIKLTRYTAFLIGGCMLPTMLQAYHRPADIPKINLAALYDTVYTHFMILNPGNQYTKYVRMVSLPIHTFHPKSKEMAIKLKRLLTLQSINMETVPKDPGYMDPRIHENRYILNLPKVYLIKEGLASPYSNKKIDFIKINPRSDQFHACLYHFLPEAFCKKQLFNFEMWQYILCMGWAIMIWVTYKIMPYCLKLILYKWIRNPNSSFHKKTLALERFLILVVNMYLLKQGFTVFQSESLDSLINRIIDACISFVGMCLAYECINLIQYKLKIDKKHHKFMIHILPLFSITAKIIVGIVGLIKIVENLGFKTESFVQALSVSTLGLTLACQDTIKNLFGSLMITMDRPFSVGDEIVCGGIRGKVEEVGLRSTLLRTRQGSLVYIPNAKLADAYIDNFGKRTARMVSLEVPIGYAVSLESLQRFTKALREIADAQPLVQPEKTTIYLDKMNENGFIIIFNFHLDTTESSLEHACKNRVITLILERAHQLDIRLGYDKRFFASTLH, encoded by the coding sequence TTGGCAACCTATTGCCTACGCATCAAGTTAACGCGATACACTGCTTTTTTGATAGGTGGATGTATGTTGCCAACCATGCTACAAGCATATCATAGACCAGCTGATATCCCTAAAATAAATTTAGCTGCGTTATATGATACAGTATATACCCATTTTATGATTTTAAATCCTGGTAATCAATATACTAAGTATGTAAGAATGGTATCGTTACCTATCCATACCTTTCACCCCAAAAGTAAAGAAATGGCTATTAAGTTAAAAAGATTACTTACCCTTCAAAGTATCAATATGGAAACCGTTCCTAAAGATCCTGGCTATATGGATCCAAGGATCCATGAAAATAGATATATTTTAAATCTACCAAAGGTCTATTTAATCAAGGAAGGTCTAGCATCGCCTTATAGCAACAAAAAAATAGATTTTATAAAAATAAATCCAAGATCAGATCAATTCCATGCTTGCTTGTATCACTTTTTACCAGAAGCATTTTGTAAAAAACAGCTATTTAACTTTGAGATGTGGCAATACATTTTATGTATGGGTTGGGCGATTATGATTTGGGTTACCTATAAAATTATGCCTTATTGTTTGAAACTTATACTATACAAATGGATCCGGAATCCCAATAGTAGTTTCCATAAAAAAACATTGGCTCTAGAACGGTTCTTGATTCTAGTGGTAAATATGTACTTGTTAAAGCAAGGCTTTACCGTCTTCCAATCTGAATCTTTAGACTCTTTGATCAATCGCATTATAGATGCCTGTATTTCATTTGTAGGAATGTGTTTGGCCTATGAATGCATCAATTTAATACAATATAAGCTAAAGATTGACAAAAAACATCATAAGTTTATGATCCATATTTTGCCTCTTTTTAGCATAACCGCTAAAATTATTGTAGGAATTGTGGGTTTGATAAAAATAGTTGAAAACCTTGGATTTAAAACAGAATCCTTCGTTCAAGCACTTTCTGTTAGCACACTGGGTCTTACTTTAGCTTGTCAAGATACAATTAAAAATCTTTTTGGATCATTGATGATTACAATGGATCGACCTTTTAGTGTAGGTGATGAAATTGTTTGTGGAGGCATTCGTGGGAAAGTAGAAGAAGTGGGGTTACGTTCCACTTTATTGCGTACGAGGCAAGGATCTTTGGTTTACATACCCAACGCAAAATTAGCTGATGCCTATATTGATAACTTCGGTAAAAGAACGGCACGAATGGTTTCTTTGGAAGTGCCGATTGGGTACGCTGTATCTTTGGAATCCTTGCAAAGATTTACAAAAGCATTACGGGAAATTGCCGATGCGCAACCATTGGTACAACCAGAAAAAACAACCATATACCTTGACAAAATGAATGAAAATGGATTTATAATTATTTTTAATTTCCATTTAGATACTACTGAAAGCAGTCTAGAGCATGCCTGTAAAAATAGGGTCATAACGCTTATCTTAGAACGTGCCCATCAACTTGATATACGCTTAGGATATGATAAGCGGTTTTTTGCTTCTACACTTCATTAA
- the uvrA gene encoding excinuclease ABC subunit UvrA, protein MDIPKTHHATRPRYGFDYVEVLGARTHNLKNIDVNFPRNQLVIITGVSGSGKSSLAFDTINAEGQRRYRESFSAYARSFLGSLTRPEVDKINGLSPVIAIEQKTTHRNARSTVGTTTEIYDFIRLLFARVADAYAYTTGNKMVTQDEEQIVAHLLRTFAGQRVTLMAPLVKGRKGHHETLLKRFIKLGFNKIRLNGVMVELTDRLQLARHKKHDIALIIDHMRIDLKVLDRINNGSKLALQHGKGTLLVVDAAQKDYYFSTYLVDKETGLAYGPPEPNLFSFNTPYGACPTCDGLGETTQIDIDRLIPDKRLSIQNGAILPLGSYKTSLLFKKIAALLKFFQCQITDPVEVLPSAVLNLLLFGNVTKYRSAVVANCVEPFEGIITALIKQKERETATGHGSLEAGLIYTVICPDCNGTRLNPTARSFKIKDKSIADLVSMDLDTLKKWFDTLSTALTHKQQIIANEIIKEISKRLQFLIDVGLHYLHLNRSLSTLSGGEAQRIRLATQIGTQLLGVLYILDEPTIGLHQRDNGRLIHALKRLRDIGNTILVVEHDKDIMLAADYLIEIGPRAGICGGEVVAAGSLESFLAQPSATAEFLTNKKGFLFSSDRKQGNGKTLTITGCSGNNLKNITLTIPLGLMVCITGVSGSGKSSLIRKTLLPILKKQLYNSQSIPLPYIEAAGLVHINKVIEVNQSPIGRTPRSNPSTYTGMFVDIRNFFAMLPEAKIRGYKPSRFSFNLKEGRCTTCEGAGIQRIEMGFLPEVYVTCDSCKGKRYNRETLEIQYKSKSISDVLDMTVSNAIPFFESHPSILVKLHTLEAVGLGYITLGQHATTLSGGEAQRVKLATELAKKSPGDTLYILDEPSTGLHFQDILALLSVLKKLVDQGNTVLIIEHNIDMIKVADYVIDMGPDGGRDGGYLVAAGTPEAVARVAESHTGYFLKKELGL, encoded by the coding sequence ATGGATATCCCAAAGACCCATCACGCCACGCGACCGCGTTATGGTTTTGATTATGTAGAAGTGCTGGGTGCAAGGACCCACAATTTAAAAAATATTGACGTTAATTTTCCACGCAATCAATTGGTAATCATTACAGGTGTAAGTGGTAGTGGAAAATCTTCTTTGGCTTTTGATACCATAAATGCAGAAGGTCAAAGGCGATATAGAGAAAGTTTTAGTGCCTATGCACGGAGTTTTTTAGGTAGCTTAACTAGACCGGAAGTAGATAAAATAAATGGACTCAGTCCAGTTATTGCCATTGAACAGAAAACAACTCATCGGAATGCCCGCTCTACCGTAGGAACTACTACTGAAATTTATGACTTTATCCGTTTGCTTTTTGCACGTGTAGCCGATGCCTATGCCTATACGACAGGTAATAAAATGGTCACCCAAGACGAGGAGCAAATCGTTGCCCATCTATTGCGCACCTTTGCTGGGCAAAGGGTTACCTTAATGGCCCCTTTGGTTAAAGGAAGAAAAGGCCATCATGAAACACTCTTAAAACGTTTTATTAAGCTGGGGTTCAATAAAATTAGGTTGAATGGTGTAATGGTTGAATTGACAGATCGTCTACAATTGGCCCGCCATAAAAAACATGATATTGCTTTGATTATAGATCATATGCGCATAGATCTAAAAGTATTGGATCGCATCAACAATGGATCAAAATTGGCCCTGCAACATGGCAAAGGGACATTATTAGTAGTAGATGCTGCGCAAAAGGATTACTACTTTTCTACCTACTTAGTAGATAAAGAGACAGGACTTGCCTATGGTCCACCAGAACCTAACCTTTTTTCTTTTAATACACCTTATGGAGCATGTCCTACTTGCGATGGATTGGGTGAAACTACCCAAATAGATATAGATAGGCTTATTCCAGATAAAAGGCTAAGCATTCAAAATGGCGCTATTCTACCTTTAGGCTCTTATAAAACGTCACTTTTATTTAAAAAAATAGCGGCTTTACTAAAGTTTTTTCAATGTCAAATAACCGATCCGGTTGAAGTCCTTCCTTCAGCTGTATTAAATTTGTTGTTATTTGGCAACGTTACAAAATATCGTTCTGCAGTGGTTGCAAATTGTGTGGAACCTTTTGAAGGCATCATCACTGCACTCATCAAACAAAAAGAACGAGAAACGGCTACAGGGCATGGTAGTCTAGAAGCAGGATTGATCTATACTGTTATATGCCCAGATTGCAACGGGACTAGATTAAACCCGACCGCTCGGTCTTTTAAAATTAAAGACAAAAGTATTGCTGATTTGGTTTCGATGGATCTAGATACACTCAAAAAATGGTTTGACACCTTATCCACTGCATTGACCCACAAACAGCAAATCATTGCCAATGAGATTATAAAAGAAATCAGCAAGCGGTTGCAGTTTTTAATAGATGTGGGGTTACATTATTTACATCTTAATAGAAGTTTAAGTACCTTATCAGGAGGAGAAGCACAACGGATTAGACTAGCTACTCAAATAGGTACCCAACTATTAGGGGTCCTTTATATCCTTGATGAACCAACTATTGGTCTACATCAACGGGACAATGGACGGCTTATTCATGCCTTAAAAAGGCTTAGGGATATAGGGAATACCATATTGGTAGTAGAGCATGATAAGGACATCATGTTGGCAGCAGATTATCTGATTGAAATAGGGCCTCGTGCAGGCATTTGTGGCGGCGAAGTAGTGGCAGCAGGTTCCTTAGAGTCGTTCCTAGCACAGCCTAGCGCTACAGCTGAATTTTTAACCAACAAAAAAGGCTTTCTCTTTTCATCCGATCGCAAACAAGGCAATGGTAAAACCTTAACCATTACAGGATGTAGTGGGAATAATTTAAAAAATATAACCTTAACCATTCCATTGGGTCTAATGGTTTGCATAACAGGGGTATCAGGGAGTGGAAAATCTTCGTTGATTCGTAAAACCCTTTTGCCTATTCTTAAAAAACAGCTTTACAATAGTCAAAGTATACCATTACCCTATATAGAAGCAGCTGGATTGGTCCATATTAATAAAGTAATAGAGGTCAATCAGTCACCTATAGGTAGAACGCCCCGTTCTAATCCTAGTACCTATACCGGTATGTTTGTAGACATACGCAACTTTTTTGCGATGCTCCCAGAAGCTAAAATAAGAGGTTATAAGCCAAGTAGATTTTCTTTTAATCTAAAAGAAGGCCGCTGCACCACTTGTGAAGGCGCTGGTATTCAACGCATAGAAATGGGCTTTCTTCCAGAGGTATACGTAACCTGTGACAGCTGTAAAGGCAAGCGATACAACCGTGAAACATTAGAAATACAATATAAAAGCAAATCTATTTCCGATGTTTTGGATATGACGGTATCGAATGCCATTCCTTTTTTTGAAAGCCATCCCTCTATACTGGTTAAGCTGCACACCCTAGAAGCAGTAGGGCTGGGCTACATTACCTTGGGACAACATGCTACTACGTTATCAGGAGGAGAAGCGCAACGGGTGAAATTGGCCACCGAATTGGCCAAAAAAAGCCCAGGAGATACCTTATATATTTTGGATGAACCCAGTACCGGGTTGCACTTTCAAGATATTTTAGCGCTATTGTCTGTATTAAAAAAATTAGTAGACCAAGGCAATACAGTGCTCATTATAGAACACAATATCGATATGATCAAGGTAGCAGATTATGTAATTGACATGGGACCCGATGGTGGACGAGATGGAGGATATCTGGTCGCAGCAGGTACCCCAGAAGCAGTTGCTAGGGTAGCCGAGAGCCATACCGGTTACTTTTTAAAAAAAGAGTTGGGATTGTAA
- a CDS encoding AAA family ATPase: protein MLAPYKKKRTKQNSFVKEQMGELFRSSTQLCVSAGLIFSLHKFSNKPFELSTLVAPLIGNLAADPLKAIGRSCAMLFCPSLSQPRLNEAIHLKKQYEARKHTLSISMQSFIEQLLSEHIWCIQRFDYYSHERANAIKEVLQFPVGPKQIVPDTAVIHQFMCNYPDEVRLAIGEWVATIVEDAKTSQLTKKSTPIIFVGPPGTGKTYLAKQLAALLQLPLQSIDISKYKNVYGARYYSSDPEKGVIAEALIKSTSQEQNWSNKIVVLDEIDKALAMDKDGRFLSNNGTEVYSLLHTLLEAQEVAIPLSRYDNASPDISQIKIVLIANKTFTETLTADKAAALESRVKIISFDEGFRIEKKQAIVTDYVDQLLTKKGIDRAMLDQKVINAIIAEDDRIGLKGVRILLSVIDRYIDRLKSQKLIYEISGIPIPTFDVKQAYMPYHPQTEPLATLHDKKLPTKKGLKK, encoded by the coding sequence ATGTTAGCTCCCTACAAAAAGAAAAGAACCAAACAAAATTCTTTTGTAAAGGAGCAAATGGGCGAATTATTTCGATCTAGTACACAGTTATGCGTGTCAGCTGGCTTAATTTTTTCCCTACACAAATTTAGCAACAAACCCTTTGAATTATCTACTCTAGTGGCGCCACTCATTGGTAACCTAGCTGCCGATCCACTTAAAGCTATAGGGCGTTCTTGTGCTATGTTGTTTTGTCCTTCGTTATCCCAGCCTAGATTAAATGAAGCTATACATTTAAAAAAACAGTATGAAGCAAGAAAACACACTTTATCGATAAGTATGCAAAGTTTTATAGAACAGCTATTGAGTGAACATATCTGGTGTATACAACGATTTGACTATTATAGTCATGAACGCGCCAACGCTATCAAAGAGGTCTTACAATTCCCTGTAGGTCCTAAGCAAATTGTGCCTGATACAGCAGTTATACACCAGTTCATGTGTAACTATCCAGACGAGGTTCGTTTGGCTATTGGTGAGTGGGTTGCCACTATAGTTGAGGATGCCAAAACTAGTCAATTGACTAAAAAATCAACACCCATCATATTTGTGGGACCGCCTGGAACTGGGAAAACCTATTTGGCGAAGCAATTGGCAGCTTTGTTGCAACTCCCCCTGCAATCTATCGATATATCTAAATATAAAAATGTATATGGGGCTCGTTATTATTCTTCTGATCCTGAAAAAGGGGTGATAGCAGAGGCACTGATAAAATCGACGAGTCAGGAGCAAAACTGGTCTAATAAAATAGTTGTACTAGATGAAATTGATAAAGCCCTAGCCATGGATAAAGATGGCAGATTTCTATCCAATAATGGGACAGAGGTATATAGTTTGTTGCATACGCTTTTAGAAGCACAAGAAGTAGCCATTCCCTTGTCTCGCTATGACAACGCATCCCCTGACATTTCCCAGATAAAAATTGTTTTGATCGCCAATAAAACTTTTACAGAAACCCTGACCGCAGATAAGGCAGCGGCCTTAGAAAGTCGTGTAAAAATCATCTCCTTTGATGAAGGTTTTAGAATTGAAAAAAAGCAAGCCATTGTAACGGATTATGTGGATCAGCTGCTTACTAAAAAAGGTATTGATCGGGCAATGCTAGATCAAAAGGTCATAAATGCGATTATAGCAGAAGATGACCGTATAGGTTTGAAAGGGGTTCGTATTTTGCTCAGTGTGATCGATCGATACATCGATAGATTAAAGTCCCAAAAATTGATCTATGAAATTTCAGGTATACCAATCCCTACTTTTGATGTCAAGCAAGCTTATATGCCTTATCATCCTCAAACAGAACCATTGGCTACATTACATGATAAAAAATTGCCTACTAAAAAGGGCTTAAAAAAATAA